A genomic window from Pseudomonadales bacterium includes:
- a CDS encoding peptide ABC transporter substrate-binding protein — protein MATSPGADPAVSEDAFNRAAGRQLLLFAALAIGGIALLMLGLSWASSLTGSASGNADAADPRTSTVTAFLREEPPQLDSSRATDQVSGMVLGHVIEGLLRHDENNQLAPGVAERWEITAGGATFWLRENAKWSDGKPVTAHDFVFAWRLAVDPKTASEYAYILYPLKNGEAINNGELPLEALGAVAVDDRTLSVTFEQPIAYFEKLAAFSTYYPIREDFFRSTNGAYGADADTLLYNGPYSISRWVHGASLRMERNPHYWNPDRSTVQTLDFAYITSDANATLNLFKDGKIAYATLLAENLNEAMVQRWQINRFMDGGVFYIEFNHREGRLTGNHNLRRAMQLANDSAELVYKVTKLPGYLPGETLFPVWLKGVNGFFREEYPASQPAFDPAAARRHLELAKAELGLKAIPPLVLLSGDNPVSNIQAEYYQQVFRKHLGIELKIDKQIFKQRLAKMLAGDFDLVLAGWGPDYDDPLTFGDLFSSWNMNNRGRYNNPALDAQVRIAQRSQDPRTRMDAFGEIQKILIDDAVILPNYERGVVYVTHPGISGLVRRAVGPDPDFTNIRFKGN, from the coding sequence GTGGCGACAAGTCCCGGAGCAGATCCGGCAGTCTCGGAAGACGCTTTCAATAGAGCCGCCGGCCGCCAGCTGCTGCTGTTCGCCGCGCTCGCCATCGGTGGTATCGCATTGCTCATGCTGGGTCTGTCCTGGGCATCGAGCCTTACCGGCAGCGCTTCGGGCAATGCGGATGCCGCCGACCCGCGCACGTCCACGGTAACCGCCTTCCTCCGCGAAGAGCCACCTCAGCTGGACAGTTCCCGTGCCACCGATCAGGTCAGCGGCATGGTGCTCGGCCATGTGATCGAGGGTCTGCTGCGCCACGACGAAAACAATCAGCTCGCCCCCGGGGTTGCCGAACGCTGGGAGATCACCGCCGGAGGTGCCACTTTCTGGCTGAGGGAAAACGCGAAATGGAGCGACGGGAAGCCCGTTACCGCCCATGATTTCGTGTTTGCATGGCGGCTGGCGGTGGATCCGAAAACTGCGTCGGAATACGCCTACATTCTGTACCCGCTCAAAAACGGCGAAGCCATCAATAACGGTGAGTTGCCCCTTGAGGCGCTGGGCGCGGTGGCCGTCGACGACCGCACCCTGTCTGTTACCTTCGAGCAGCCAATCGCCTACTTCGAAAAACTGGCCGCCTTCTCCACCTACTATCCCATCCGGGAAGACTTCTTCCGCTCGACCAACGGCGCCTATGGTGCGGACGCAGACACCCTGCTCTACAACGGCCCCTACTCGATATCCCGCTGGGTGCACGGCGCCAGTCTGCGGATGGAGCGCAATCCCCACTACTGGAATCCGGACCGCTCCACGGTCCAGACCCTGGACTTTGCCTACATCACCTCCGACGCCAACGCGACCCTGAATCTCTTCAAAGACGGCAAGATCGCCTATGCGACCCTGCTCGCGGAAAACCTCAATGAAGCCATGGTGCAGCGCTGGCAAATCAACCGCTTCATGGATGGCGGGGTGTTCTATATCGAGTTCAACCATCGCGAGGGCCGCCTCACCGGTAATCACAATCTGCGCCGGGCCATGCAACTGGCAAACGATTCCGCCGAGCTTGTCTACAAGGTCACCAAACTGCCCGGCTATCTGCCGGGTGAAACCCTGTTTCCGGTCTGGCTCAAAGGCGTGAACGGATTCTTCCGGGAAGAGTATCCGGCGTCCCAGCCCGCCTTTGACCCTGCTGCCGCCCGCCGGCATCTGGAACTGGCCAAAGCGGAACTGGGATTGAAAGCAATTCCCCCCCTGGTGCTGCTCTCCGGCGACAACCCGGTCTCCAACATACAGGCCGAGTACTACCAGCAGGTGTTCCGCAAACACCTCGGCATCGAGCTGAAGATCGACAAACAGATCTTCAAGCAGCGTCTCGCCAAGATGCTGGCCGGCGACTTCGACCTGGTGCTCGCCGGCTGGGGACCCGACTACGACGATCCGCTCACCTTCGGCGATCTCTTCTCCTCCTGGAACATGAACAATCGCGGTCGCTACAACAATCCCGCCCTCGATGCCCAGGTGCGTATCGCCCAGCGCTCACAGGACCCCCGCACCCGGATGGACGCCTTCGGGGAGATTCAGAAAATTCTGATCGACGACGCGGTCATCCTGCCCAACTACGAGCGCGGCGTGGTCTATGTGACCCACCCGGGCATCAGCGGCCTGGTGCGTCGTGCTGTGGGCCCGGACCCGGACTTCACCAACATCCGCTTCAAGGGGAACTAG
- a CDS encoding ABC transporter permease codes for MWRYSVKRLVQGVITVWFIATATFFAMHNVPGDPLVNDRAVTAEIRANLEAKYGLNKPIHEQYLIYMGNILKGDFGISFTQKNRQVNDIIREHFPISAILGILAVVFAGLGGVLWGALTALYRNKLPDFIIMFLVILGISVPSFVVAALSQLTLVNLNNLFGYSVLPVAGWGSIWHMLVPAMVLGLGTMAYLTRLMRSSMLEIVSADFIRTAKAKGLPATRIFTRHQLRNAVLPVITVLGPSIAAITTGGFVVELVFAIPGLGRYFVQAVQQLDYTVIMGTTVFYGAFLVFMVIVVDLLYGLIDPRVRLD; via the coding sequence GTGTGGCGTTATTCCGTAAAGCGGCTGGTGCAGGGGGTGATCACGGTCTGGTTCATCGCGACCGCCACCTTCTTTGCGATGCACAACGTGCCCGGCGATCCCCTGGTGAATGATCGCGCGGTCACCGCCGAGATCCGCGCAAACCTCGAAGCCAAATACGGACTCAACAAGCCCATCCACGAGCAGTACCTCATCTACATGGGCAACATCCTCAAAGGTGACTTCGGTATCTCCTTCACCCAGAAGAACCGACAGGTCAATGACATCATCCGCGAGCATTTCCCCATCTCTGCCATTCTCGGCATCCTCGCCGTGGTGTTCGCCGGGCTCGGTGGCGTGCTCTGGGGCGCACTGACTGCCCTGTACCGCAACAAGCTGCCGGACTTCATCATCATGTTTCTGGTGATTCTCGGCATCTCGGTACCGAGCTTCGTGGTGGCCGCGCTGAGCCAGCTGACCCTGGTGAATCTGAACAATCTGTTCGGCTATTCGGTGTTGCCGGTGGCGGGCTGGGGCTCCATCTGGCACATGCTGGTGCCTGCCATGGTGCTCGGACTGGGCACCATGGCCTATCTCACCCGGCTCATGCGCTCTTCCATGCTGGAAATCGTGAGCGCTGATTTCATCCGCACCGCCAAGGCCAAAGGTCTGCCCGCCACCCGGATTTTCACCCGGCACCAGTTGCGCAACGCGGTGCTGCCGGTGATTACCGTGCTGGGCCCCTCCATTGCGGCCATCACCACCGGCGGTTTCGTGGTGGAACTGGTCTTCGCGATTCCCGGCCTCGGCCGCTACTTCGTGCAGGCCGTGCAGCAGCTCGACTACACGGTGATCATGGGCACAACCGTGTTCTACGGCGCTTTTCTGGTGTTCATGGTGATCGTGGTTGACCTGCTGTATGGGCTGATCGATCCCAGGGTGAGGCTCGACTGA
- a CDS encoding ABC transporter permease, producing the protein MSELTTLGPADFQPLHHDERARTGSRPSQSYWQDAWRRLKSNTRALVSLYIVGGLLAFTILGPVFWRVDPAAQDVDQISLPPGADRSARIVAPHRPWDGTSLLPDTPGLRLAETATNEGVRLLWEPVQGATSYHIYRSLFPVGTDRALGLPLMENFGTDNTRFEDRLDLTPRTYHYSVIAYAAGGTEVGFETLEVQVKRVITLEQAREAGLVAPDETVNLGDEVFLAIHPLGTDYLGRDLLARLMHGARVSLFIGIVAPFLYVLFGVVYGSAAGFIGGRFDSVLMRFADFVVALPFLLFMILFKIAFGIGPGESGILPLLVALVLLSWPATSRLVRGQILQIREEGYIGASRLLGARRSYLVLRHMIPNTMGVILVTLTFAVPSAIFTEAFLSFIGMGVAPPTPSWGSMCNEGIKTMLTTPHELIFPALAISITVLAFNLLGDGLRDALDARMRSTE; encoded by the coding sequence ATGTCTGAACTCACCACACTGGGTCCGGCCGATTTTCAGCCCCTGCATCACGATGAACGTGCGCGCACCGGCTCGCGACCTTCCCAGTCTTACTGGCAGGATGCCTGGCGTCGATTGAAGTCCAACACCCGGGCGCTTGTGTCGCTGTATATCGTGGGCGGGCTGCTGGCCTTCACGATTCTCGGCCCGGTGTTCTGGCGCGTGGATCCTGCCGCTCAGGATGTGGATCAGATCAGCCTGCCGCCGGGCGCTGACCGAAGCGCCCGCATCGTCGCACCCCATCGCCCCTGGGACGGTACATCGCTGTTGCCTGACACACCCGGCTTGCGGCTTGCCGAGACCGCCACCAACGAAGGCGTGCGGCTGCTCTGGGAGCCGGTGCAGGGTGCCACCAGCTATCACATTTACCGGAGTCTGTTCCCGGTCGGCACAGATCGGGCTCTCGGCCTGCCGCTGATGGAAAACTTCGGGACGGATAACACCCGCTTCGAAGACAGACTGGATCTCACCCCCAGGACCTATCACTACTCGGTGATCGCCTACGCTGCTGGCGGAACCGAAGTCGGTTTCGAAACCCTGGAAGTACAGGTGAAGCGGGTCATCACCCTCGAGCAGGCCCGGGAAGCCGGACTGGTCGCTCCCGACGAGACGGTGAACCTGGGGGATGAAGTCTTCCTCGCCATTCATCCGCTGGGCACCGACTATCTGGGACGCGATCTGCTCGCCCGACTGATGCATGGCGCCCGGGTGTCGCTGTTCATCGGCATTGTCGCGCCCTTCCTCTACGTGCTCTTCGGCGTGGTCTACGGCAGTGCGGCTGGCTTCATCGGCGGACGCTTCGACTCGGTGCTCATGCGTTTCGCCGACTTCGTGGTCGCCCTGCCTTTCCTGCTCTTCATGATTCTCTTCAAGATCGCCTTCGGTATCGGGCCGGGTGAATCCGGCATCCTGCCACTGCTGGTCGCACTCGTGCTGCTGTCCTGGCCTGCCACCTCCCGGCTGGTACGCGGTCAGATCCTGCAGATCCGCGAAGAAGGCTACATCGGGGCCTCCCGGCTGCTGGGCGCACGCCGCAGCTACCTGGTGCTGCGGCACATGATCCCCAACACCATGGGCGTGATTCTGGTTACCCTCACCTTTGCAGTGCCCAGCGCGATTTTTACCGAAGCCTTCCTGTCTTTCATTGGTATGGGCGTCGCACCACCCACACCTTCCTGGGGCAGCATGTGCAACGAAGGCATCAAGACCATGCTCACCACGCCTCATGAACTGATCTTCCCCGCACTTGCGATCAGCATCACCGTGCTCGCCTTCAACCTGCTCGGTGACGGTCTGCGGGATGCACTGGACGCCCGGATGCGGTCTACAGAATGA
- a CDS encoding ABC transporter ATP-binding protein, translating into MKNPLLEVDNLRVEFSTYGGIVQAVRGVSFRVGAGETLAIVGESGCGKSVTVQSMMGLIPMPPGRITEGRARLRGTDILGRKSIDGKDIRGREIGMIFQDPMTSLNPTMSIGAQIAEPLEVHKGYSRKRALARAVELLEMTRIPEAAKRAKQYPFEFSGGMLQRAMIAMAISCGPAILIADEPTTALDVTIQAQILDLLRDLQRETGMAIVLITHDLGVVARMADEVLVMYAGQIVERGTVDDVFYRSAHPYTLGLRHAMPSNDPAGDHVLKPIDGSPPDLFHPPAGCGYFARCPHAMRVCENRDPGAFTIGERHSSRCWLHHESAPQRVSELYYPTPAPGPDPGPETLA; encoded by the coding sequence ATGAAAAACCCGCTGCTGGAAGTCGACAATCTGCGGGTCGAGTTTTCAACCTATGGCGGCATCGTGCAGGCCGTGCGCGGTGTGAGCTTCCGGGTCGGGGCGGGGGAAACCCTCGCCATCGTCGGCGAATCCGGCTGCGGCAAGAGTGTCACCGTGCAGAGCATGATGGGACTGATCCCCATGCCACCGGGGCGCATCACCGAAGGCCGCGCACGACTGCGTGGCACAGACATCCTCGGCCGCAAGTCCATCGACGGCAAGGACATCCGCGGACGGGAGATCGGCATGATCTTTCAGGATCCGATGACCTCACTCAACCCGACCATGAGCATCGGTGCCCAGATCGCAGAGCCGCTGGAAGTACACAAAGGCTACTCGCGCAAACGGGCACTGGCCCGGGCGGTGGAGCTCCTGGAAATGACCCGGATTCCGGAAGCCGCCAAGCGCGCGAAGCAGTATCCGTTTGAGTTTTCCGGCGGCATGCTGCAGCGGGCCATGATCGCCATGGCGATTTCCTGCGGGCCAGCCATCCTCATCGCCGACGAGCCCACCACCGCACTGGATGTGACCATCCAGGCCCAGATCCTCGACCTGCTGCGCGATCTGCAGCGGGAGACGGGCATGGCCATCGTGCTGATCACCCACGATCTCGGTGTGGTGGCGCGCATGGCAGACGAGGTGCTGGTGATGTACGCCGGGCAGATCGTCGAGCGCGGCACGGTAGACGACGTGTTCTACCGTTCTGCACACCCCTACACCCTGGGCCTGCGCCACGCGATGCCCAGCAACGACCCTGCCGGCGATCATGTGCTCAAGCCGATCGATGGCAGCCCGCCCGATCTGTTTCATCCCCCCGCGGGGTGCGGTTACTTCGCGCGATGTCCGCACGCGATGCGGGTCTGCGAAAACCGGGATCCAGGCGCCTTTACCATCGGTGAACGCCACAGCAGCCGCTGCTGGTTACACCATGAATCCGCGCCACAGAGGGTCTCCGAACTCTACTACCCGACGCCAGCTCCAGGTCCAGATCCAGGTCCGGAGACACTGGCATGA
- a CDS encoding ABC transporter ATP-binding protein, with protein MSDVLLETIELTKHFPLGRGQTVHALDGVSLQIAPREIVGLVGESGSGKSTYGKALIGLHDKTSGDVIFKGERLPRKYRPQDFQRHAASMQMIFQDPYSSLNPRMTIGEIIGEGLRLHTRLSAVEIRERVASWLERVGLNADHMSRYPHEFSGGQRQRIGIARALIMEPEFIVCDEPISALDVSVQAQVVNLLDDLKRSMGLTMLFIAHDLSMVRYVSDRMAVMYLGTLVEVGPANDVFFRPKHPYTDILVHSNPEPDPESERKRASTTIRGEIPSPVNVKPGCRFAGRCPKVMDVCRATTPVLIPLKDAESPAQTRMVACHLYS; from the coding sequence ATGAGTGACGTGCTGCTCGAAACCATCGAACTCACCAAACACTTTCCCCTGGGCCGGGGTCAGACCGTGCACGCGCTCGACGGTGTCAGTCTGCAGATCGCACCCCGGGAGATTGTCGGTCTGGTGGGCGAGAGCGGATCGGGCAAGTCCACCTATGGCAAAGCCCTGATCGGCCTGCACGATAAAACCTCGGGCGATGTGATTTTCAAAGGCGAACGTCTGCCGCGGAAGTATCGACCCCAGGATTTTCAGCGCCATGCCGCCAGCATGCAGATGATCTTTCAGGATCCCTACTCCTCGCTCAATCCACGCATGACCATCGGTGAGATCATCGGTGAAGGTCTGCGACTGCACACCCGGTTGAGCGCGGTCGAAATCCGCGAGCGGGTTGCCAGCTGGCTCGAGCGTGTGGGACTCAACGCGGATCACATGTCCCGCTATCCCCATGAGTTTTCCGGCGGCCAGCGTCAGCGTATCGGCATTGCCCGGGCGCTGATCATGGAGCCGGAATTCATCGTCTGCGACGAACCCATTTCCGCACTGGATGTCTCAGTGCAGGCCCAGGTGGTGAACCTGCTCGATGACCTGAAGCGTTCGATGGGACTGACGATGCTGTTCATCGCACATGACCTGTCCATGGTGCGCTATGTCAGCGATCGCATGGCGGTGATGTATCTCGGCACCCTGGTGGAAGTCGGTCCGGCCAACGACGTATTTTTCCGGCCGAAGCATCCCTATACGGACATTCTGGTGCATTCGAATCCCGAGCCGGATCCGGAATCCGAGCGCAAGCGCGCCTCCACCACCATCCGCGGGGAAATCCCCAGCCCGGTGAACGTGAAACCCGGCTGCCGGTTTGCCGGACGGTGTCCGAAGGTGATGGATGTGTGCCGCGCCACCACGCCGGTGCTGATTCCGCTGAAAGATGCGGAGTCGCCAGCCCAGACCCGCATGGTTGCCTGCCACCTGTATTCCTGA
- a CDS encoding TonB-dependent receptor: MPTALSRLARVIPAAVLLSTATGSVFAAEEGGRRIEEVIVTAERKEASVQDTSISITAFTDQFLDDFGIRNQEDLQNFVPATTIQPYDATIRGVGRNFRALGGDPGVSTYMNGVYSEDLLTATAATFWDVERIEVLRGPQGTLYGRNAVGGAINILYKEPTEEFEGAVKGILGNFDTQEIYGAVSGPLVPGKLYGRATIADRNRDGTIEDIGGGPDLDSLGTDATSLQLKYTPTDYLEFNARHNWMKTDRVFGGADAAGLVMLNENGVNSRYTDSLVPGHRRIDTANTAQANYLQSTFYDTSRPITVYNDPVTGAPVNTQPVRAGVDYGDFDGFPVYTSSLDGFGVSTAETLAEYNDCVFPGSISGDDVCGATNGHNWEEFEQEGTQFTASWDVNEDLQLKYIFGLSDLSYERIADDDRTASQVFDRQYYVNHEATYMSHELQAFWDITDTVSVTSGIFFYDAQINQRGDYYTSLGTGRMTQAFPVGFLPPSAFPQVTLFSARNSCTNSATPAPTCERNYAVNNTAEDLGTGFIPGATRNDNLQLSNWGGDDGSNDGMNVIHGPNTVGSDLLYATKTERDAFAFYTQGVWDINEAFTLTLGIRYAEDKVTAEENLWRYTESTLGGAIPTAGIGAFNASFGGIVPDGNGGYTPVQDLYVNGGVPIALSVYRPFKRTDDKITWRANLDWNINDSAMMYYSVTTGYRSGGYNLVFFSNTPTYEPEELVAYEIGYKTQWLDDTLQVNGSFYYYDYSHIHTTASEVTSLGGITTSVLAAPGADIYGIEGEITWLATDRITLGGNFSWTPSEYSEDFFIKDPSSFERPESIFEGQDELTTNVKGNKVLQVPEGKATAWASYAMPLAGGASLELFGTYSWISEVYYSAFEAEAEKADAYDRVDLRATYTSGGGNWIVSGFVNNVFDDVGLLQVLTDGEQEQFAHSGTTTVPRLYGVEFTYMMGNY, translated from the coding sequence ATGCCTACTGCCTTGTCACGCCTTGCGCGTGTGATACCTGCTGCGGTACTTCTCAGCACCGCAACAGGCAGCGTTTTTGCTGCTGAAGAAGGCGGACGACGGATCGAGGAAGTCATCGTAACCGCAGAACGGAAGGAAGCTTCTGTTCAGGATACTTCGATTTCGATCACCGCGTTCACCGACCAGTTTCTCGATGATTTCGGTATCCGGAATCAGGAAGACCTGCAGAACTTTGTGCCTGCAACCACCATTCAGCCCTACGACGCCACCATCCGTGGTGTGGGCCGTAACTTCCGCGCACTCGGCGGTGACCCGGGTGTGTCGACCTACATGAACGGTGTCTACTCAGAAGACCTGTTGACGGCAACGGCCGCCACCTTCTGGGATGTGGAGCGGATCGAAGTGCTGCGCGGCCCCCAGGGCACCCTGTACGGCCGTAACGCCGTCGGCGGCGCAATCAATATCCTTTATAAGGAGCCGACCGAAGAGTTCGAAGGCGCGGTGAAAGGCATTCTGGGTAACTTCGACACCCAGGAAATTTACGGTGCAGTCTCGGGTCCTCTGGTGCCCGGCAAACTGTACGGACGTGCCACCATCGCCGATCGGAATCGCGACGGTACGATCGAAGACATCGGTGGTGGTCCGGATCTGGACAGCCTTGGCACCGATGCAACCTCGCTGCAGTTGAAGTACACGCCAACCGATTATCTGGAATTCAATGCGCGTCATAACTGGATGAAGACCGACCGTGTCTTCGGCGGTGCGGATGCCGCGGGTCTGGTGATGCTGAACGAAAACGGCGTGAATTCCCGCTACACGGACTCGCTGGTGCCCGGCCACCGTCGCATTGATACGGCAAACACGGCACAGGCGAACTATCTGCAGAGCACCTTCTATGACACCAGCCGGCCGATCACCGTTTACAACGATCCGGTAACGGGCGCTCCGGTCAACACACAGCCTGTTCGCGCGGGTGTCGACTACGGCGACTTCGACGGCTTCCCTGTCTATACCTCTTCGCTGGACGGCTTCGGAGTGTCTACTGCGGAAACACTGGCCGAGTACAACGACTGCGTATTCCCGGGCAGCATCTCCGGAGACGACGTCTGCGGTGCCACCAACGGCCACAACTGGGAAGAATTCGAACAGGAAGGCACCCAGTTCACGGCCTCATGGGATGTGAACGAAGATCTGCAACTCAAGTACATCTTCGGTCTGAGCGATCTGTCCTATGAGCGGATCGCCGACGACGACCGTACTGCCAGCCAGGTATTTGACCGTCAGTACTACGTGAACCACGAAGCCACCTACATGTCCCACGAACTCCAGGCGTTCTGGGATATCACCGATACGGTGTCGGTCACTTCGGGTATCTTCTTCTACGATGCCCAGATCAACCAGCGCGGGGACTACTATACTTCTCTGGGTACCGGCCGTATGACTCAGGCATTCCCGGTTGGTTTCCTTCCGCCATCTGCGTTTCCGCAGGTTACGCTGTTCTCTGCGCGCAATAGCTGCACCAATTCCGCGACCCCGGCACCAACCTGTGAGCGGAACTATGCTGTGAACAATACGGCAGAGGATCTCGGGACTGGATTCATTCCGGGTGCAACACGCAACGACAACCTCCAGCTTTCGAACTGGGGCGGCGACGACGGCTCAAACGATGGCATGAACGTGATTCACGGCCCGAATACTGTTGGTTCTGACCTGTTGTATGCCACCAAGACCGAGCGGGATGCCTTCGCCTTCTACACCCAGGGTGTATGGGACATCAACGAAGCTTTCACCCTGACACTGGGTATCCGCTACGCAGAAGACAAAGTCACCGCGGAGGAGAACCTGTGGCGCTACACCGAAAGTACGCTGGGTGGTGCGATACCGACGGCCGGTATCGGTGCGTTCAATGCCTCGTTTGGTGGCATCGTTCCGGATGGCAATGGCGGATACACACCGGTGCAGGATCTGTACGTAAACGGTGGTGTGCCAATTGCCTTATCCGTCTACCGTCCCTTCAAGCGCACGGATGACAAGATCACCTGGCGCGCCAACCTCGACTGGAACATCAACGATTCCGCGATGATGTACTACTCGGTCACGACCGGATACCGCTCCGGTGGCTACAACCTGGTGTTCTTCTCCAACACTCCGACCTACGAGCCGGAAGAGCTGGTGGCCTACGAGATCGGCTACAAGACCCAGTGGCTGGATGACACTCTGCAGGTGAACGGATCCTTCTACTACTACGATTACTCACACATCCACACCACCGCCAGCGAAGTGACTTCTCTGGGTGGCATCACGACTTCCGTACTGGCAGCACCCGGTGCTGACATCTACGGTATTGAAGGTGAAATCACCTGGCTGGCCACCGACCGGATCACCCTGGGTGGTAATTTCAGCTGGACCCCGAGCGAGTACTCGGAAGACTTCTTCATCAAGGATCCCAGCAGCTTCGAGCGGCCCGAGTCGATCTTCGAAGGCCAGGATGAGCTGACCACCAATGTGAAGGGCAACAAGGTCCTGCAGGTTCCGGAAGGCAAGGCAACCGCCTGGGCCAGCTACGCAATGCCGCTCGCCGGTGGTGCCAGTCTGGAACTGTTCGGCACCTACAGCTGGATTTCCGAGGTGTATTACTCCGCGTTCGAAGCAGAGGCTGAGAAAGCCGATGCCTACGATCGGGTCGACCTGCGGGCAACATACACCAGCGGTGGCGGAAACTGGATCGTGTCCGGTTTCGTGAACAACGTCTTCGACGACGTTGGTCTGCTGCAGGTGCTCACCGACGGCGAACAGGAGCAGTTCGCACACAGTGGTACCACCACAGTGCCGAGACTGTACGGTGTGGAATTCACCTACATGATGGGTAACTACTGA
- a CDS encoding NUDIX hydrolase produces the protein MHRQRVRQLIEEYATRYPSEMDTVERFRDFVNQNARCFERDCWAGHVTGSAWVVDRAGTRVLLTHHRKLDRWLQLGGHSDGDPDSFEVARREAQEESGLRVSHVWESVFDLDVHLIPARKADPAHHHFDLRFAFRASDGEGFKVSDESHDLAWVPIVRIRDYTDEPSMLRMAEKWLRAHA, from the coding sequence ATGCACAGGCAACGTGTTCGGCAGTTGATCGAAGAGTACGCCACGCGATATCCATCCGAGATGGATACGGTCGAGCGGTTCCGTGACTTCGTGAATCAAAATGCGCGCTGCTTTGAGCGTGACTGCTGGGCCGGGCATGTGACCGGATCGGCATGGGTTGTGGACAGGGCAGGCACCCGTGTGCTGCTTACCCATCACCGCAAACTGGATCGCTGGCTTCAGCTGGGCGGTCACAGCGACGGAGACCCGGATTCATTTGAAGTTGCGCGGCGTGAAGCACAGGAAGAATCCGGCCTGCGCGTCAGTCACGTGTGGGAGTCTGTTTTCGATCTGGACGTGCATCTGATCCCTGCCCGGAAAGCGGATCCGGCGCACCATCACTTCGATCTTCGATTCGCTTTCCGTGCTTCTGATGGCGAAGGATTCAAGGTGTCCGATGAGTCTCACGATCTCGCCTGGGTTCCCATTGTCAGAATCCGGGACTACACCGATGAGCCATCCATGTTGAGAATGGCGGAAAAGTGGCTGAGGGCGCATGCATGA
- a CDS encoding putative quinol monooxygenase, with translation MLAVIANLKVAAGKEEEFEKVMLALAADVRAKEPGNEMYTLCKDADGNYLMLELYKDADALALHGQTEHFKAAGPKFAGLMAGRPDIQRLEVIG, from the coding sequence ATGTTGGCAGTCATCGCAAATCTGAAGGTCGCAGCAGGCAAGGAAGAGGAATTCGAGAAGGTCATGCTGGCGCTGGCCGCAGACGTCCGTGCCAAGGAACCCGGCAACGAGATGTACACCCTCTGCAAGGACGCCGATGGCAATTATCTGATGCTCGAGCTCTACAAAGATGCAGACGCACTGGCGCTGCATGGCCAGACCGAACACTTCAAAGCCGCAGGCCCGAAATTCGCGGGGCTGATGGCAGGGCGGCCGGACATCCAGCGGCTCGAAGTCATCGGCTGA